The sequence GCGTCAGGCCATGCTCGCGCAACAACCGGGCAAACGTCAGTTGCAGCCGATCGCTCGTGCGGACCAGGTTCAGCGTCGCTTCCTGGGCCAGCGAATCGAACGGCCGCGCCTTCTTCAGTTCGCGTTGGAGTTTGCCGCGGGTCATGGGGTCGCTCGGCAGAGCAGGGGACTTAATGCATGTCACGTTTAATAGTTTATATATAAACTATCGTCATGTCAATAGTCTGGCCTTGAGTTTCTTGGGGACGGTGACTAAGGCGGGAATCTAAGGGGGTGGAAAGCAAAAAGCCCCCGGTCATTGACCGGGGGCTAAAGGGCGAGTGGACCGCAAGTTGCGACGACGAGCTAGACCCCCTTGGGGATGGCCCAGTGGCCGGGTTCGTATTCGCGGCGGACCAGCCGGTTGGCCTCGTCGTCGCCGACGACCTGCTCCTTGGCCGGGTCGAAATTGAGGGGCCGACCGACCCGCGTGGCGATGTTCCCCAGATGGCACAGCGACGCCGACAAGTGGCCAATCTCAACGTCGGCCGTGGGGCGATTGCCGCTGGCGATGCAGTCCAAGAAGTTCCGCGCGTGCGCGACTTCGCGTTCGCTGATCTTGCTCTCGCGGATCAACTTGTTCTTGGGGCCGAACAGTTGCCAGCCGTCCCCCTTGCCGAACAGCATCATCCCCTTGGTGCCGTAGAAGGCGTTGCCGTTCTCGTACCCTTCTTGCCGGTACGGGGTCCAGATTCGTTGTTCAAAGATTAGTTGTCGCCTGTGGCCGACGCGGCCATCGCCTGGGTACTCGAAGATCACGTACTGGTTGTCGGCGAACTCCTGGTCATCGTCGAAGAAATACTTGCCACCCGAGGCGAGGATGCGCGACGGGTGCGTGGTGACGCCCAAGCCCATGCGGGCCATGTCGATGTCGTGAACTCCGTCGTTCCCCATATCGCCGGTGCCAAAGGCATAGACCCAGTGCCAGCCATAGTGCAGCCGGTTGGCCTGGTAAGGAATGTGCGGCGCGGGACCGAGCCAAAGCTTGTAATCGAGTTCTGGCGGCGGCTCGCTGGGCGCGCCGTGGCCGATATCGCGACGCTTCTGGCTGTTCCAGGCCTTGGCCACCAGGATGTCGCCGATTTCACCGCCGCGGAGGATGTCCATCGCTTCGATGGCGTGCGCGCCGCTGCGCGTTTGCGTGCCGGTCTGCACGACTTTGTTCTGGCGGCGAGCCGCTTCGACCAGCAATCGCCCTTCGCGAAGGTTGTGCGAGCAGGGTTTCTCGACGTAGACGTGCTTACCTGCTTCGAGGGCCAGGATCGCGGCCGGCGCGTGCCAATGGTCGGGCGTGGCGACGATCACGGCATCGATCTGCGGATCGTCGAGCACGCGGCGCAGGTCCGACACTTGTTTCGGCTCTTTGCCTTGCTTGGCGCCGATCTTCTCGGCCGCCTTGGCCGCGCGGGTTGATTCGGGATCGCAGGTGTAAGCGATTTCGGCGTCGGGCAGGCCGGCGAACGTCGTGGCCACGGCGGTGCCGCGTCCCCCGCTGCCGACGAGCGCGATCACTTTCTTGTTCGACGCGGCGTTGGCCCGGGCCACGGCCGACCAGCGGGCAAGGACGGCGGCGCTGGCCACGGACAGCCCGGCGGTTTGCAAGAAGCGGCGACGCGGAGTGTCGTGCATGGCGTGTCTCCGAGTGTGGTGGGAATGTGGGGGCCGGTTGTCCGCTACTTGACCATTCGCCGCCGGCAATTGCAACTTTTCTTTGTCGCATGGCGATCGCGTGCGAGTCACAAGATGCACGGCGAGGGCTGTTCGGTTCTCGCACGAAGGGTCAGAATAACGGCGCTCCGTGTGAACGATCTTTCGTGACCTGTTCGAGTGCGCAGCGATGGACCTGAAGCAGTTTGGCCTTAACCTGGCCGTGGCGTTTCTGGGCGGCTTTCTGGTTGGCCTCGAGCGGCAGATTCAGCAACGGACGGCCGGGCTGCGGACCAACACCCTGGTGGCGGTCGGGGCAGCGCTGTTCTTATCGGTGGCCGACGCCTATACGGCGGCGGACGGCGCGGTGCGGATTGCCGCGCAAGTGGTCAGCGGCATCGGCTTCCTGGGCGCCGGCGTTATCATGCGCGAAGGGCTTAACGTCCGCGGCATGAACACGGCCGCCACGCTGTGGTGCAGCGCGGCCGTGGGCTTGCTGGCGGGTTCCAGCCAACATTGGGCGGCGCTGATCGGGGCCGGCGCAATTCTGGCCGTGCATCTAACGCTCCGGCCGCTGGCCAATCGGATCGGCCGTGGCAGCTCGTACATCAGCGAGTTGGAAACGCTGTACGAGATTTGCGTCGTCTGCGATCAGACCTACTTGGACGAGGTTCGCAACTTGTTCGTCCAGACCATCGAAGCCAAGGACAACATGACCATCCAAGGCGTGTCGACGGAAGACGGACGGCACGACGGTCGCACGACGTTGTTGATCGACATCTATTCCACCGAGCGGAACGACAACTTCCTGAACACGCTCGTCGGCCCGCTCAGCCTGAAGCCGCACGTCACCGCGATCAGTTGGAAGCGGAAGCCGTAGCACGGCTGGCTTGGGGCCAGTCATTAAACGCCAGCCCTGTTTCCGTCATTCCCGCGCAGGCGGGAATCCAGAGGGTAACCGCAATCACTAGATTCCCGCCTGCGCGGGAATGACGGCCTCGATCGTCGCGCTTCAGCGAACTGAAGACTCTACGAGTGCTCTCACGAGGCATGCGCTCGTGCTGGCACACGCTTGCTGGCACATTCATAAGCTGGCTGGCCTGCGCCGTTTGCCCTCGCGCGCCGACGCACTCGACGTATTGGATAGAGTTTGCCTAACCGGTATGACGATACCAGTCGGTATAGGCGTCAAAGTTTCACATGCGTGGTGACGCCAGCATCGTCGCGCTGCCTCGGGCCGTTGATTGGCGTGGGGCGCTTTCTGGTTCAGCAACTCGGGGGCTTGAGCATGTCGGTCGCAGGCGGATCGCTTCGTACGTTGGCGTTACTCGTTGTAATGAGTGCGGGCCTCCTCGATGGCGTCAACTTATTCGCCGCCCTGCCGACCAGGCCCGAGGAGTTGGGCACGTCGACATTAGCGTTGGACGATGCCAAGGATCCGCCGGTGGCCAACGACATCGAGGCGCTGCCAAGCAACGATGCGAAAGCCCCGTCACCGACGACAATGGGCGGCGCGTACCGTGGCGGTTGCCCTTATGATTGCTGCGGGGAAAACCCGTGTGGCGGTCAAGGCTGCTGCGACAACGAGTGCGGCGACTGTGGCGACGGTTGCGATGTGCCGGCGATCGACCCCTATTGCCGGCTGTTCCGCCAGGACCGCGCGATTCGCCTGCGCGGCTGGCTCGACGCGGGCATCCTGGGCAACACCCAAAACCCGGGCAGCAGCTTCAACGGACCTTACAACTCGCAAGAAGTCGACAGCGGCCAGTTCAACCAGGCCTATTTGATCGCCGATCGGTTGATTACCAATCGCACCGGCCTGGGCGTGGGCGGACGCGTCGATCTGCTGTACGGCGGCGACTATAACGTGGCCCAGTCGTTCGGGCTGGAACGGAACAGAGACGGCAGCAATCGTTGGAACAGCAACCAGTACTACGGTCTGGCGCTGCCGCAAGCCTATGGCGACATCGGCAACACCCGGCTGCAAGCGCGGCTGGGGCACTTCTATTCGATCGTGGGTTATGAAGGAGTACAGTCGGCGACCAACTTCTTCTATTCGCACGCTTACAGCTATCAATTCGCCGGCCCGTTCACCCACTGGGGCGGCTTGGGAACCTGGCAGCCCGGCAAGCGGCTGACCGTACAGGCTGGCCTGGTCAACGGTTGGAACAGCTTGGACAACGGCACGAACCAGCCGGCCTTCATGGGGGGCGTGAAGTACAAGAACGACGACGCCGGCTGGTGGAGTTCGTTTGCGATCATCACCGGCAACGAACAGAACAACCCAGCCGCGCTGGCCACGGTGACCAACGCCGTAGCCAATCGGACGCGCTACAGCTTTTTGTTCAGCAAGCAGATCGGCTGCCGCACTGAATACGTGTTTCACCACTGGCTCGGTAGCCAGGCGACGGGCTATCCCGGCGGCGGGACGGCGCTGTGGTACGGGCTCGATCAATACTTGTACTATCGGATCAATCCCAAGTGGCGCGTGGGTGCTCGCACTGAATGGTTCCGCGACGAAGGGGGTACGCGCGTCGGGTTGACCGAGCCGTCGAACCCGAACGCGGCGCCGCTGCCGGGCACGTACATGTCGTGGACCGTTGGCGGCAATTGGACGCCAGCACGCAACGTGGTCATCCGGCCGGAACTACGCTGGGACACGTATGCCGGCTCGGCTCGGCCCTTCAACGACGGGCAACAGACGTACCAGTTGCTGCTAGGCGCTGACGCGATCGTGCAGTTCTAAGGCGATCGAGGGCGTTGCCGGCGAACGGCAAGTTCGTTCTTAGGCGACAAAGTACGCCAGGTACGCGGCGGTCGCCCAGCAGGCCACGCCGGCGACAACGACCGAGCGCGGCCCTGGCTTCACAGTCAGGCGTTCGAGGCCGGCGACGAACAGCAACGCAAAGCAGGGCGTCAGGCCGAGCAGGTACGTCGCCTTGACGGTGCTGTAGATCGGCAGGTTGAGGAACAGCCACATCATCGCCGCCAGGTAGACGACAATACAAAGCACGGCGAACCGAATGCTTCGGGCCGGCGGTGACGCATCCTTGGTAAAGCCCGAGACCGCGCCGATCAGCATGGCCCCCGTGGGCAAGACAGCCAGCCACGCGCCGGCCAGCAGCCAGGTGTAATTCCAAGGCGGGCGTCGTTCGAAGATCACTTTCGAGCTGAGCCAGCCGTCCAGCCAGAACGTCGAGTACAGCCCGTCCCAAAAGCTGCACGCGCCGGAGTAGATCGGATAGGTCAGACAGCCGCCGAAACGAACACACTGCTCGATGGTGCGGAAACCAGGATCCTGCCACCAATCGAGCCCTCGATCCGACGCCCAGCCGGCGACGAACGGCTTGCCAAAGTAAAAGCAGTTTCGGGCGTAGTACCAGCCGGTCGCCAAGACCGCGGCGCCACAGACCGTTGTCATCGACGCCAGCCAGCGGCGCGCTCCGCTGCGGGATTCACTCTTGAGCAGAATCACAATGCTCGGGAGCAAGAGCACCGGCGTCACCTTGGCCAACATTGCCAGTCCCCACAGCAAGCCCAAGCAGGGGAGGGCCCAGCGCCGGCGCGCCACGTCGGGTGCATTGATCAAGTGCAGCGCGACGACAATCGTTGCTGCCGTCAGCGTGCTGGCCAGCGGCTCGTTGCTCACCGCTTGCGAAGCGTAAAGGTTCATCGGCAGCAGCCCGCCAAAGACCGCGCCCAGCGCTTGCAGGTCGAACCGGCTGGGCCACACGCCACGGATCGCGCGATAGCAGAGTTCGATTTGCAGCGCGCCGCACAGAGTCGAGAACAATCGCAAGATTCGCCACAGCGTGATCTCGTCGCCCATCATCGCCAGCGACAACACTTTGTAAACTGGCGCGAGAATCAAATAGTAAAGCGGCGACTGGAACATCTGCATGCCGTCGGTGGCCAGCGGCAAATGGCCACGCTCGGCGATAAAGCGCACGTAGTCGATGTGAAAGGAGGCGTCGTAGCCGAGCAGCGGTGAGAGCTTGCCAAAGTTGTTGGCCGCCAGAGCTACCCACAGGAGCAGCAAGCCCACGCGCAATACCAGCACGCCCCATGCGCCGCCCAGCCACGATGGTAAATACCGGCTGAACAACATCACGGCCACAAACACACCGCCAAGCGTGATCAGGTGGCGGCCAAACGCGAGCCCGGCCGGCGGAAACTGCCGCGACATCTCGACCGGCCAGTTTTCCTCGGCCGTTCGCACCGGCTGCCAGGTGCTGCCGTCGTCGCTTCCCTGCCATTCACCATTGGTCAGGATGTCTAGCGACACACCGTGAGCCAGCAGGGCACAAGGTCCATTGACGTTGTGAACGTCGATTTGCAATTCGTGCTTGCCAGGGGCGAGCTTGCCCGTCAGGTCGACCCGATGAGCCACCCGCCAGTTACTCCATTCGGCCGGTGCATAGATCACCCGGCCATCCAGCAGCACGCGGGGAAGCTTCAGGGCGTGGATCGTCACGACCGTTTGTTCAGCCGGCGCCGAAGTCTCGCGCGTTGCCGGCGCTACGAACTCGGTTCGGAACGACGCGCGGACCACGTCGGACGTGCGCGCGAACAGATTCATCGGCTTGTCGAGTCGAATCCACGACGCCCCGTCCTCGGGCATCAACCACACCATGTCGGGACTGCTCAGGCACCGACCGACAAAAGCAACCACCAGCGCGCCAATCAACAACAGCGCCAGCGCACGCACGCCGACGCGCACGACACGACGGTCAAACGTCGATGAAGCAAGTGAGGAGGACATGACGACGGCACGGCGCGACAAGCTGCGCCGCGAAAGGCGAGGCCAGCGGGCACGCTCACGCCCCATCGGCGAGCGCGCAAACCGGTTGTTCCAACTGTAGGGCGCGGCTTGCGCCGGCGCGGCAGCCTGGGACCAGAACATCACCAGTTCAGGCCGCTAGGGGAAGGAAACAGCCGTGGTGACCGCCGTAATGCGCCCTTTGGCGGTGGCCCTGAACCAAGCGCGCCGATTGTAGCGAGTATGCGAGTTTGACAATGAGTGGGTCAGTGCGGGGTGCGAGTCGCTCGAACTGGTCCCCTCGCGCAACAAAAAACCCCGGCTTGGCCGAGATTCGCAATCAATCGCGAACCTTGGCCAAACCGGGGCAATGGGCGACACAGGACTCGAACCTGTGACCCCTACCGTGTGAGGATAGTGCTCTAACCAACTGAGCTAGTCGCCCGAACGCGTCGCCCCGTGGGGCGACGATCTTCCAAAATACTCGATTGCCGCCCGGGGCTCAAGCGGCCCGAATTCAAGTCGCGCCGCTCGAAACAAACTGCTGGCGGCTTTCGCGAGAATCCACGCATAGCGAGGCCCGCTGCTTGCTGGCACGATGTCGATACCAAGGAACGGCCCATGCACCGGCCGGGGTGTCAGTTTCGGCTCGTTCCATTAGAATCCGGCGGATACAGCAACCATTCCCTATGACGACTGATTTGAAAGAGTCTTCGTGAGTCAATCTGGTTCGGCCATCGCGACTGCACAACCAACGGCCCCGGCAAACGCGGCCGGGCGGCCGCTGCTGGAAATCGTCGAACTCGAAACCGTGTTTCACACCGAGCGCGGCCTGGCCCGGGCCGTCGATGGCGTCTCGTTCAGCGTAGCCGCCGGCAAGACGTTGGCCGTGGTCGGCGAAAGCGGCTGCGGCAAGACCGTCACCGCGCTCAGCGTGCTACGACTGATCGCCGAGCCGCCGGGGGAAATCCGTCAGGGACAGATTCGCTTCGAGGGACGCAACCTGCTCGACCTGCCGGCCGGCGAGCTGCGCGGCATCCGCGGCGCGGCTATCGCCATGATCTTCCAGGAGCCCGCCACCAGCTTGAACCCGGTCTTCACCATCGGGCAGCAGATCGGCGAGGCGATCCGACTGCACCGCCAGGTGCCCAAGGATCAGTTGCAGCAAGAGATTCTCCGTGCGCTGACCGATGTGCGCATCAGCGAGCCCGAGCGGCGCATCGACCAGTATCCGCACGAGCTTTCCGGCGGCATGAAGCAACGGGCAATGATCGCCATGGCCCTGGCGTGCAATCCACGGTTGTTGATCGCCGACGAGCCGACGACGGCGCTCGATGTGACGATCCAGGCGCGGATTCTTGACTTGCTGCGGCGTGTGCAGGCCGAGCACGGCATGGCCATTATGCTGATCACCCACGACCTGGGCGTGGTGGCCGAGATGGCCGACGACGTGGTGGTGATGTACGCCGGCAAGGTGGTCGAGCAGGCCGCCGTCGAGCCGTTGTTCGCGCGGCCGCTGCACCCTTACACGCGCGGACTGTTTCACAGCCTGGTCCGCGTCGATCAGCGTCAGGAACGTCTGCAGCCGATCGAAGGGAATGTGCCAGCGCCGACGAACTTTCCCAGTGTCTGCAGGTTTCGCGCCCGGTGTCCGTTGGCGATCGACAAGTGTACGGAAGAGCCGCCGCTGGCCGAGGTGCGGCCGGGGCACTGGTCGGCTTGTTGGCGCGCCGATGAGTTGTTGAACGAGGCCAACACCTCTCCCTTGAAGGGAGAGGTCGCGAACGAAGTGAGCGGGTGAGGGTAAAGACGTCGCGGGCCTGCGTGGATTCCATTGTCAGTTGAAGCAGTGGAGAGCTGGGCAACGCGTTTACCCTCCCCCCAGCCCCTCCCTGAAAGGGAGGGGTGTTTATCGATGGCGCGATTGAGGTTGTCGCTGAAAGTGAGCCGATGAGTTCTTCTGCTGTCGCCACACCACCCAAAACTCCCGCGGCTCCCGCCGAGGCCCAGCCTGCGTCGGCGAAGCACGCGGGGCCGATGCTCCAGGTGGTCGACCTGGGCAAGTGGTTTCCCGTGCGGCGCGGAGTGTTTCGCCGCGTGCATCAGCACGTCCGCGCGGTCGACGGCGTGACATTCAACCTGGAACGCGGCAAGACGCTGGGGCTGGTCGGCGAAAGCGGCTGTGGCAAGACCACGGTCGGTCGCACCATTCTGCGGCTCATTCCCGCCACGCGCGGCAAGGTGCTATTCGATGGGGCCGATATTTTCAGCCTGCCGCGCGACCAGATGCGCACCCTGCGGCAGCGGATGCAGATCATCTTTCAAGACCCGTATGGGTCGTTGAACCCGCGGATGACTGTCGGCGCTACGGTCGGCGAGCCGTTGCTGATTCACAAGATCGCCCGTGGCCGGACGCTTGAACAGCGTGTGGCCGAACTGCTGACCAAGGTCGGTCTGACTCCTGACGCCGCGATTCGCTATCCGCACGAGTTCTCCGGCGGCCAGCGACAGCGGATTGGCATCGCCCGGGCGCTGGCGCTGAATCCTGCGTTCATCGTCTGCGATG is a genomic window of Planctomycetota bacterium containing:
- a CDS encoding Gfo/Idh/MocA family oxidoreductase; this translates as MHDTPRRRFLQTAGLSVASAAVLARWSAVARANAASNKKVIALVGSGGRGTAVATTFAGLPDAEIAYTCDPESTRAAKAAEKIGAKQGKEPKQVSDLRRVLDDPQIDAVIVATPDHWHAPAAILALEAGKHVYVEKPCSHNLREGRLLVEAARRQNKVVQTGTQTRSGAHAIEAMDILRGGEIGDILVAKAWNSQKRRDIGHGAPSEPPPELDYKLWLGPAPHIPYQANRLHYGWHWVYAFGTGDMGNDGVHDIDMARMGLGVTTHPSRILASGGKYFFDDDQEFADNQYVIFEYPGDGRVGHRRQLIFEQRIWTPYRQEGYENGNAFYGTKGMMLFGKGDGWQLFGPKNKLIRESKISEREVAHARNFLDCIASGNRPTADVEIGHLSASLCHLGNIATRVGRPLNFDPAKEQVVGDDEANRLVRREYEPGHWAIPKGV
- a CDS encoding MgtC/SapB family protein, whose translation is MDLKQFGLNLAVAFLGGFLVGLERQIQQRTAGLRTNTLVAVGAALFLSVADAYTAADGAVRIAAQVVSGIGFLGAGVIMREGLNVRGMNTAATLWCSAAVGLLAGSSQHWAALIGAGAILAVHLTLRPLANRIGRGSSYISELETLYEICVVCDQTYLDEVRNLFVQTIEAKDNMTIQGVSTEDGRHDGRTTLLIDIYSTERNDNFLNTLVGPLSLKPHVTAISWKRKP
- a CDS encoding porin is translated as MSAGLLDGVNLFAALPTRPEELGTSTLALDDAKDPPVANDIEALPSNDAKAPSPTTMGGAYRGGCPYDCCGENPCGGQGCCDNECGDCGDGCDVPAIDPYCRLFRQDRAIRLRGWLDAGILGNTQNPGSSFNGPYNSQEVDSGQFNQAYLIADRLITNRTGLGVGGRVDLLYGGDYNVAQSFGLERNRDGSNRWNSNQYYGLALPQAYGDIGNTRLQARLGHFYSIVGYEGVQSATNFFYSHAYSYQFAGPFTHWGGLGTWQPGKRLTVQAGLVNGWNSLDNGTNQPAFMGGVKYKNDDAGWWSSFAIITGNEQNNPAALATVTNAVANRTRYSFLFSKQIGCRTEYVFHHWLGSQATGYPGGGTALWYGLDQYLYYRINPKWRVGARTEWFRDEGGTRVGLTEPSNPNAAPLPGTYMSWTVGGNWTPARNVVIRPELRWDTYAGSARPFNDGQQTYQLLLGADAIVQF
- a CDS encoding ABC transporter ATP-binding protein, which produces MATAQPTAPANAAGRPLLEIVELETVFHTERGLARAVDGVSFSVAAGKTLAVVGESGCGKTVTALSVLRLIAEPPGEIRQGQIRFEGRNLLDLPAGELRGIRGAAIAMIFQEPATSLNPVFTIGQQIGEAIRLHRQVPKDQLQQEILRALTDVRISEPERRIDQYPHELSGGMKQRAMIAMALACNPRLLIADEPTTALDVTIQARILDLLRRVQAEHGMAIMLITHDLGVVAEMADDVVVMYAGKVVEQAAVEPLFARPLHPYTRGLFHSLVRVDQRQERLQPIEGNVPAPTNFPSVCRFRARCPLAIDKCTEEPPLAEVRPGHWSACWRADELLNEANTSPLKGEVANEVSG
- a CDS encoding ATP-binding cassette domain-containing protein → MLQVVDLGKWFPVRRGVFRRVHQHVRAVDGVTFNLERGKTLGLVGESGCGKTTVGRTILRLIPATRGKVLFDGADIFSLPRDQMRTLRQRMQIIFQDPYGSLNPRMTVGATVGEPLLIHKIARGRTLEQRVAELLTKVGLTPDAAIRYPHEFSGGQRQRIGIARALALNPAFIVCDEPTSALDVSIRAQVINLLGDLQEQFQLAYLMISHDLGAVRHVSHEVAVMYLGKIVEHAPTEALFDQPRHPYSRVLLSAIPRPDPTARHKRIVATDDELPSPINVPPGCAFHPRCPLYELKGRPETCRRDVPELRVVDATTNHRAACHFAEESEKLGETPSGK